A single Cucumis melo cultivar AY chromosome 4, USDA_Cmelo_AY_1.0, whole genome shotgun sequence DNA region contains:
- the LOC103486651 gene encoding 40S ribosomal protein S17-like, whose amino-acid sequence MGRVRTKTVKKSSRQVIERYYSRMTLDFHTNKKILEEVAIIPSKRLRNKIAGFSTHLMKRIQKGPVRGISLKLQEEERERRMDFVPDVSAIKTEQIEVDKETLDMLSALGMNDIPGLVQVDPTVPQQVGFGLGGRGRRY is encoded by the coding sequence ATGGGTCGCGTACGCACCAAAACAGTGAAGAAATCTTCCCGTCAAGTTATTGAGCGCTACTACTCGCGCATGACCCTCGACTTCCACACCAACAAGAAGATTCTCGAAGAAGTTGCCATTATTCCTTCCAAGAGACTACGAAATAAGATTGCCGGATTCTCCACCCACCTCATGAAGCGAATCCAGAAGGGACCGGTTCGCGGCATATCTCTGAAGCTCCAAGAGGAAGAGCGCGAGCGCCGAATGGACTTCGTTCCAGATGTCTCCGCCATTAAAACCGAGCAAATCGAAGTGGATAAGGAGACTCTCGATATGCTTTCTGCGCTTGGAATGAACGATATTCCTGGGCTTGTTCAGGTCGATCCGACTGTGCCGCAGCAGGTTGGGTTTGGATTAGGAGGTCGCGGTAGGAGGTATTAA
- the LOC103487146 gene encoding (+)-borneol dehydrogenase 1-like produces the protein MKKMTLNSSPTSLRKLEGKVAIITGGASGIGASTVRIFHENGAKVIIADIQDEVGQKLADKLGEDVSYIHCDVTQEDNVAKLVDTTVHRHGKLDIMYNNAGVIDRKLGGILDVTKSDLDKVVGVNVMGAFWGAKHAARVMIPKKNGCILFTSSATTNIAGLSTHPYASSKCAVLGLVRNLTVELGKHSIRVNCVAPFIVATGISGTRVPAKAIETMATSWANLKGRVLKADDIAKAVLYLASDDANYVSGLNLVVDGGYSVVNPSMLQTVNRFLSLL, from the exons aTGAAGAAGATGACTCTTAATTCTTCTCCAACTTCTCTTAGAAA ACTGGAAGGGAAGGTGGCGATCATCACGGGCGGTGCAAGCGGGATTGGAGCTAGTACAGTGCGAATTTTTCATGAAAATGGAGCAAAAGTCATAATCGCCGATATCCAAGACGAAGTTGGCCAAAAACTCGCCGACAAACTCGGCGAAGACGTAAGCTATATCCACTGCGATGTGACGCAGGAAGACAACGTTGCCAAGCTGGTCGACACCACCGTCCACCGGCATGGCAAGCTCGACATTATGTACAACAATGCCGGTGTCATCGACCGTAAGCTTGGCGGTATATTGGACGTTACAAAGTCTGATTTGGACAAG GTGGTGGGCGTGAACGTGATGGGTGCATTTTGGGGGGCAAAGCACGCAGCGAGAGTAATGATACCAAAGAAAAACGGGTGCATTTTGTTCACAAGCAGCGCAACCACCAACATTGCTGGCCTCTCAACGCACCCATACGCATCCTCCAAATGTGCAGTCCTTGGTTTGGTTAGGAACCTAACCGTTGAGCTTGGCAAACATAGTATTAGAGTCAACTGTGTCGCCCCCTTCATCGTGGCCACTGGGATTTCAGGGACTAGAGTCCCAGCAAAAGCCATTGAGACCATGGCCACCAGCTGGGCCAATCTCAAAGGTCGTGTCCTTAAGGCCGACGACATAGCCAAGGCCGTGCTCTACTTGGCTAGCGACGATGCTAACTATGTCAGCGGTCTCAATCTTGTGGTCGATGGAGGCTATAGCGTTGTCAATCCTTCCATGCTTCAAACTGTTAACCGTTTTCTTTCTCTActctaa
- the LOC103486652 gene encoding (+)-borneol dehydrogenase 1-like, giving the protein MALNCSPNPLRRLEGKVAIITGGASGIGASAVRIFHENGAKVTIADIQDEAGQKIADELGEDVNYIHCDVSKEEDVSNVVDAAVYRHGKLDIMYSNAGVIDRSFSGILDVTKSDLDKVLGVNVMGAFWGAKHAARVMIPQKNGCILFTTSATTNIAGLSSHPYASSKCAVLGLVRNLSAELGQHGIRVNCVAPFVVATGIAGPRNPMQAEALETMVTSWANLKGCVLKADDIANAALYLASDDAKYVSGLNLVVDGGYSVVNPSMLKTLKFMD; this is encoded by the exons ATGGCTCTTAATTGTTCGCCAAATCCTCTTAGAAG GCTAGAAGGGAAGGTGGCGATCATCACCGGTGGCGCAAGCGGGATCGGAGCCAGTGCAGTGCGAATTTTCCATGAAAATGGAGCAAAAGTCACAATCGCCGATATCCAAGACGAAGCCGGCCAAAAAATCGCCGATGAACTCGGGGAAGACGTAAACTATATCCACTGCGATGTGTCCAAGGAAGAAGACGTCAGCAATGTTGTGGACGCCGCCGTGTACCGGCATGGGAAGCTTGACATCATGTACAGCAACGCCGGCGTTATTGATCGTAGCTTTAGCGGCATATTGGACGTTACAAAATCTGACTTGGACAAG GTGTTGGGCGTGAACGTGATGGGTGCATTTTGGGGGGCAAAGCATGCAGCCAGAGTAATGATACCACAAAAAAATGGGTGCATTTTGTTCACAACCAGCGCAACCACCAATATTGCCGGCCTCTCATCTCACCCATACGCATCCTCCAAATGTGCAGTCCTTGGGTTGGTGAGGAATCTATCTGCCGAGCTCGGCCAACACGGGATTAGAGTCAACTGCGTAGCCCCCTTCGTCGTAGCAACTGGGATTGCAGGTCCTAGAAATCCGATGCAAGCGGAGGCGCTTGAGACCATGGTCACCAGCTGGGCCAATCTCAAAGGTTGCGTTCTTAAGGCCGATGACATAGCCAACGCTGCACTCTACCTGGCTAGTGACGATGCTAAATATGTCAGTGGCCTCAATCTTGTAGTCGATGGAGGGTATAGTGTTGTCAATCCTTCCATGCTTAAGACTCTTAAGTTCATGGACTGA
- the LOC103486649 gene encoding secoisolariciresinol dehydrogenase-like, whose product MTSSEVISLTTGQRRLEGKVALITGGASGIGECTAKIFVHHGAKVVIADIQDDLGHALCANVLGSTNSLYVHCDVTDESQVQAAVAAAVETFGKLDVMMNNAGIVDPSKPRIIDNDRSDFDRVLNINVTGVFLGIKHAAQAMIPAKTGSILSTASVASYIGGSASHAYTCSKHAVVGLTKNAAVELGQFGIRVNCLSPYALVTPLATKFVGLNGAEFEEVMGSKANLKGVTLKAEDVANAALFLASDESRYVSGHNLLIDGGFSIVNPNINIFQN is encoded by the exons atgACAAGCAGTGAGGTTATCTCTCTAACAACAGGGCAGAGGAG GTTAGAAGGAAAGGTGGCCCTAATAACTGGCGGCGCAAGTGGGATTGGCGAATGCACTGCAAAAATATTTGTCCACCATGGTGCCAAAGTCGTCATCGCGGACATCCAAGACGACCTCGGTCATGCACTATGTGCCAACGTGCTCGGCTCGACCAACTCCCTCTATGTTCACTGCGATGTCACAGATGAATCCCAAGTCCAAGCGGCAGTGGCAGCTGCCGTAGAAACCTTCGGCAAGCTCGATGTCATGATGAATAATGCAGGCATAGTTGACCCCAGCAAGCCTCGAATCATCGACAACGATAGAAGTGACTTCGATCGAGTCCTCAACATCAATGTCACTGGCGTCTTCCTCGGCATCAAACATGCGGCACAGGCCATGATCCCAGCGAAAACTGGCTCAATTTTATCGACCGCAAGCGTGGCATCGTATATCGGTGGCTCTGCATCGCATGCTTACACATGCTCGAAGCACGCAGTGGTGGGGCTGACGAAGAATGCGGCCGTGGAGTTGGGACAGTTTGGGATTAGAGTAAATTGCCTGTCGCCTTATGCATTGGTGACGCCGTTGGCGACGAAGTTTGTGGGGTTGAACGGGGCGGAGTTTGAGGAGGTTATGGGTTCTAAGGCAAATTTGAAAGGAGTAACGCTTAAGGCTGAAGATGTGGCTAATGCAGCTTTGTTTCTGGCAAGTGATGAAAGTAGGTATGTGAGTGGCCATAATTTGTTGATCGATGGAGGTTTCAGCATTGTTAATCCCAATATCAATATTTTCCAAAATTAG